A segment of the Elaeis guineensis isolate ETL-2024a chromosome 6, EG11, whole genome shotgun sequence genome:
ATCCGGAAAAGAATATTAAGTCAGTTGAGACATCTTTATACTCACCCTTTAATGAGTATGTTAAAGAATACAATGAGTCTTTATCACATTCACATTCCAGCAGTGTGCCCTCATCCTCAAGTGTTAATATGGGGTTTGAGTTTGACAATGAAGCAATAACACCAGAGGAAGATGATTTTGTGGCTTGTCTAAGGACAAGGGATGTTGAAGGGGCTACAAAATCTGAACTGGATAGGTATTTGGATGAAGCAGAGCATGCTTGTGAACCTGGGGCTAAATTTGATGCTTTGAAGTGGTGGCAAGTATGTAGTTTCAAATTTCCAGTATTATCTAAGATGGCTAAAGGCATACTTTCTGTTCCTATGACTACTGTTGCTTCCGCGTCTACATTCAGTGCTGGAGGTCGAGTTATAGATGCATACATTGTGCATCTTTTAGAAAGGATACAATCCAAGCTCTTGTTTATGGATCTGATTGGGTGCGTGCTCGCCAtaggaaacaaaagaaaaatgaagatagGTTTTTGTTAACTACAttgtttctttcatttttatcataaaaGCAAGCCTTTATACTAATCTTATTTGGCTTTGCAGGTTGAGGCTGAGGCTGATGAAGCAATAGCACCACATGAGGAGATTAAATTGCCAGATTGACCAGTTTGAGGTAATCGTTTTTCAAGCTAAACATTAGTATATTTTGTATGTTTTTATTTTGCTGGATGCACCTCCAAATTGCTTGCTTTTTTGTTTAACATGGCTGCGTTATGAAAAATTCTGTTGGAGGATTTCTGGTTTTAAGTTGTGCTGAATTTCTGGTTTTTCATGTGCAGACTTGAACATGGATGGAAATGTAGTGCTGTTTGCTTTAgtgtattttttcttttcaatgacTTTTTAATTTCGGATGAAGTATAACTGTAGTACTCGATATTTTCAAATTATTTCATATTGGTCCATAACatttgaattttatcccttcaggacatttttaaaaaaaaatgatgtttcTATTTAAAGGCTCGTTTAAAGGTTCATTTAAAGGTTTATTTAAATGTTTATTTAAAGATCCATTTAAAGGTTCATTTAAAGGTTCGTTTAAACGAACCAGATTTATTAAATGAATCTAATCATCTATTCTATTTAAATAAATGAACTCAGCCAACAATTCAAAGCCGGGTTCGTTTAGCCCGTTTATTAAACGAGCCGAACCTTGCCAAGGGGATCCGACTCGATCTGATTCATTTACAGCCCTAAACAAGAGTATgaaaatctgaattttatttttcataaagaaGATTCCAATCAATTGAGACCTTAGATTTCCTCAGTGAAGAGAATAGCTTCTTGAAGAAGCCCAAGAGATAATACGGTATGCACCTTGGAGAAGTGATCTCTATACCGTCCACAGAAAGTAAAGAAATAGAATTTCTCCTTTATCTAGAGCAAGCAATGTTATGAAAAAGAGGTCGCATTTCTATCTCCTTCTTATAGCCAGGCAATTCTAGATCTTTGTCTCCAGTAGAGCTCTTCTTTCACTAAAATGTCCCTAAGAGACTGCTTTATATTGTTTCACGTAGCAAACTCCACCGGCTACAGGtcggcaattttttttttctttttgtccaaGATATCAATGTCATGAAGCAAGCTATCCTTTTGATTCTTGTTTGTAATCCTCTTGGCAGTGGCCCATTTCTTGAAGGCAGCCCTCAAATTTCTTAGGTTCTCCACCCAACATGACGTTGTATTTGGTGTGCTTCTAAACTGGCACCAAGTTCCCAATACTAGCTCATCAATGTCTAGTTCATTTATCCACCAACTCTCAAATCTAAAGACCCTGCTGATTTTGAACTTTAAGCTACACTCTAGAGCAATAGGAGTGTAACTAGAAGCATGGCTAATCAGTGCTTTTTGCAGGGAAGCAGGAAAGAGGTCCTCTCAATCCAAGAAGATGAGAAACTAGTCCGAACAAGCATAAGAAGGATGTTCATGCCTGTTGCTCTAAGTAAATTTTCTCCTTTTAAGTTTTGTTGGGATAATTCAGCTGACTCTCCGATTTCAACTCTCAATCGGTCTCATAAGCACAAATTGCCGACCATCAATCGGCTTGCCGATCAACAGTCGGCTATCCTCAGCCATCAACAAACTCCAACTATGACAGATTTCAGACtgatgaccatcggcatatcaaagTTACCGACCGATACTCATTCAGATTTCCACAACTACCGACATACGATAGACATATTTTAATTACcaacatatagtcggcttatcagAAACTGCCAGCGCAGAAGATACATATGGCTAGAACATGATTAATGACGGGTATAACCATCCATCCCACGATCATATAATACCGGAACAAGCGGCACCCACATGTCTAACCGTTATAGACGGTTACCAACTACTCGTCTATAAAAAGAAATAGATGAACAGCATTTGGTAAGGTCTCTTGAAAGCTGAAATTCTGCCTCTTTGAATATTCATCTACTGTTCGCCActccccactgacttaagcatcggaggatctccgtctGATATAATTCCAATCAGTATAgatttcattttgcaggtgctcttcaccgatgACAGGTGCAataggggattgaccgcaacagattgacgcgcAGGTAGGGGAAGAATATGAACAATCATGACAAAGACTAGAGCTCAAAATTCTACAGGATCTGCGAGACAGTCTTTCCATCGAAAAGATCCCCCTCCTCCTCCattggcagagcccagctcttcgCATCCTGTAATCACTACGGACGCACAAATTGCTGCTCtaatgcagcaaatgaaggtGTTAACAGAGGCAATACACAGCCTCCAATAATAACAACAGACACAGCAACAGCAGCAACCACCGATGGAGGAGCCAGTGGCTCATTCAGTGCCATCCAGGCATAGCCGCCGTCATCCACAGTGCTCTCCTTTTTCATCTCCAGAACGACGATCGTCTCGACATTCTCATCGAGTCAAGCAATCGCATTCTCAAAATTTCCATCATGTCGCTCATCCTTCACAGcgatctccctctccttcccgtgtacatagtatcaagaaggaAAAGAGGCCGTATGTACCTTCTACTTCTCCATCCTCGAGTTCTTCAGGGGATTCTATCCCTGAATTTTTTCAGCAACGGCGGCTCGACGACTATGAGCGCAAGTTCAAGAAGATCGACCGTCAACTCGTCTGACTTTAAGTGGAAGgtcag
Coding sequences within it:
- the LOC140858566 gene encoding zinc finger BED domain-containing protein RICESLEEPER 1-like — its product is MSVVEFCYPKICSDPEKNIKSVETSLYSPFNEYVKEYNESLSHSHSSSVPSSSSVNMGFEFDNEAITPEEDDFVACLRTRDVEGATKSELDRYLDEAEHACEPGAKFDALKWWQVCSFKFPVLSKMAKGILSVPMTTVASASTFSAGGRVIDAYIVHLLERIQSKLLFMDLIGLRLRLMKQ